A genomic region of Arachis hypogaea cultivar Tifrunner chromosome 5, arahy.Tifrunner.gnm2.J5K5, whole genome shotgun sequence contains the following coding sequences:
- the LOC112801536 gene encoding protein TPX2, giving the protein MVTAAAEETGSSNIGGGSGTTITMINETYEFSAPRFFDFINGETEEDERRAQLWFDTALSYAPSPFMPKIKAGRSITVDTLCDFNEADKIDTTSENAEKTFQETIKQPQSITTEIKEDDAPCSEVKEENKTIISHVVPADTERSEDVCKGESSCLGISSSGDGSAEVGKDACTPKPTLQKRLPTTTSKKQETARKIGTSKKPQLQSSSMKTSTAGTPHVTQENQAIKKQKLEGGKSRQILNVKHHNLPHKSKLGLLTTGNANIPSSTSKTNKEDRKVYVRGTPKTAPAPFISTAEILKRFQSSTRDLSLPSALSNTKPKLTLTRPKEPEFETTQRVRPTKVKSSAELEEELMAKMPKFKARPLNKKILQTSSLPPIPRSIPHPPEFKEFHLETRARSHQNVDSASVASTELSQKDNSWKPRHLTEPKTPVLQTSLRGRPPKLKSSMELEQEELEKAPKFKARPLNKKIFESKGNTGIFCNAKKNVTEPQEFNFATNERIPPPAAVADLFDKLSLKSSESARSHNALPRNTTPNPFHLHTEERGAEKEKRLLVELLTKQWEEERARVPKANPYPYTTDYPVIPQKPEPKQCTKPEPFQLESLVRHEEEMQKEMEERLRMEREEAEMRTFKAQPILKEDPIPVPEKVRKPLTQVQQFNLHVEHRAVDRAQFDERIKEKEMMHKRYREESEAARMIEEEKALKQLRRTMVPHARPIPKFDNPFCPQKSTKDTTKPKSPNLRVFHRKERRKVFNGIVISSPASNMR; this is encoded by the exons ATGGTGACGGCGGCGGCGGAGGAAACTGGAAGTAGTAACATCGGGGGTGGCAGCGGAACCACCATTACCATGATCAATGAGACCTACGAGTTCTCAGCGCCGAGGTTCTTTGATTTCATCAATGGGGAAACCGAGGAGGACGAGCGCAGGGCTCAGCTATGGTTCGATACTGCTCTCTCCTACGCACCTTCAC CATTCATGCCTAAAATCAAGGCTGGTAGATCTATCACTGTAGATACCTTGTGTGATTTTAATGAAGCTGACAAAATAGACACG ACATCCGAAAATGCTGAGAAGACTTTTCAGGAAACAATTAAACAGCCACAGAGCATCACTACTGAAATAAAGGAAGATGATGCACCTTGCAGTGAAgtcaaagaagaaaacaagacAATTATTTCTCATGTG GTTCCTGCTGATACGGAAAGAAGTGAAGATGTTTGCAAAGGAGAGAGCTCATGCTTAGGGATTTCATCATCTGGAGATGGGTCTGCTGAAGTAGGAAAAGATGCTTGCACTCCCAAACCAACACTGCAGAAAAGATTGCCAACCACCACCTCCAAGAAGCAAGAGACAGCTAGAAAGATAGGCACTAGTAAAAAACCACAGTTACAgtcatcatccatgaaaaccaGCACTGCTGGGACTCCCCATGTGACCCAAGAGAATCAAGCTATtaaaaagcaaaaattggaaggaGGAAAGAGTAGACAG ATTCTGAATGTCAAACATCACAATTTGCCCCATAAGTCTAAATTGGGTTTATTAACCACTGGCAATGCCAACATCCCTTCAAGTACTAGCAAGACTAACAAAGAAGACAGAAAG GTTTATGTTCGTGGAACACCAAAAACAGCACCTGCACCATTTATATCAACAGCAGAAATACTTAAAAGATTTCAGTCCAGTACAAGAGACCTGTCATTGCCCAGTGCTCTTTCTAAT ACAAAACCAAAACTAACATTGACCCGACCAAAAGAACCTGAATTTGAGACAACTCAAAGGGTTCGCCCAACTAAGGTGAAGAGTAGTGCTGAACTTGAGGAAGAGTTGATGGCTAAAATGCCAAAGTTTAAGGCTCGTCCACTGAATAAGAAG ATTTTGCAGACATCAAGTTTGCCTCCGATACCAAGAAGTATACCCCATCCTCCAGAGTTTAAG gAGTTTCATTTGGAAACAAGGGCCAGGTCCCATCAGAATGTAGATTCAGCATCAGTAGCTTCAACAGAGCTGTCTCAAAAG GATAATTCATGGAAGCCTCGTCATCTTACAGAACCTAAAACACCTGTACTTCAAACATCACTGAGGGGCCGTCCGCCGAAGTTGAAGAGCTCCATGGAATTAGAGCAAGAGGAGCTTGAGAAAGCCCCCAAATTCAAGGCAAGGCCGCTAAATAAAAAG ATTTTTGAAAGTAAAGGGAACACTGGCATATTCTGCAATGCAAAGAAGAATGTTACCGAGCCTCAAGAATTTAACTTTGCAACAAATGAGAGGATCCCACCACCTGCTGCTGTGGCAGATTTGTTTGACAAG CTTTCTTTGAAGTCATCTGAATCTGCACGTAGCCATAATGCTCTTCCAAGAAACACAACTCCAAATCCATTTCATCTCCATACTGAG GAAAGAGGtgctgaaaaagaaaagagactGTTGGTAGAACTTCTAACAAAACAGTGGGAGGAGGAAAGAGCGAGGGTTCCCAAGGCTAATCCATATCCTTATACCACTGACTACCCTGTG ATTCCGCAGAAACCAGAACCCAAGCAATGCACAAAACCAGAACCATTCCAACTGGAGAGTCTAGTGAGACATGAGGAAGAAATGCAgaaggaaatggaagaaagacTGAGAATGGAGAGAGAAGAGGCTGAGATGAGAACATTCAAGGCACAGCCAATCTTAAAAGA GGACCCAATCCCAGTTCCAGAGAAGGTTCGCAAACCCCTTACCCAAGTTCAACAGTTTAATTTACATGTGGAACATCGCGCTGTGGATCGAGCACAATTTGATGAAAGG ATCAAGGAGAAAGAAATGATGCACAAACGATACAGAGAAGAAAGTGAAGCAGCAAGAATG ATAGAGGAAGAGAAGGCTCTGAAACAGTTGAGAAGGACAATGGTTCCTCATGCTAGGCCTATTCCTAAATTTGATAATCCATTTTGTCCCCAAAA GTCTACCAAGGACACAACAAAACCTAAGTCACCAAATTTGCGTGTATTCCATAGAAAGGAGAGGAGGAAGGTATTCAATGGAATTGTAATTTCAAGTCCTGCCTCCAACATGAGATGA